The Longimicrobium sp. genome has a segment encoding these proteins:
- a CDS encoding AAA family ATPase: MPIVCLEGPSAVGKTTAASALAAAGACVVPEVNELFSRPAAEAPDWYLERQVERWTMAARAPGLAILDGDPFQPLWYNWSYGFDGWQPLDELAAFHRPRILRGDINFPDQYVILGAPAGVLRAQGGGRDAAEARLRRAPALHRAAAPLLRGHAVVRPRPCALRRCALRGRDGAARIRRRP, translated from the coding sequence ATGCCGATCGTCTGTCTGGAAGGGCCGAGCGCGGTGGGGAAGACGACCGCCGCCTCGGCCCTCGCCGCGGCCGGGGCGTGCGTCGTTCCCGAGGTGAACGAGCTATTTTCCCGGCCGGCCGCCGAGGCGCCCGACTGGTACCTGGAGCGGCAGGTGGAGCGCTGGACGATGGCGGCGCGCGCCCCCGGTCTCGCCATCCTCGACGGCGATCCCTTCCAGCCGCTCTGGTACAACTGGTCGTACGGTTTCGACGGGTGGCAGCCGCTGGACGAGCTCGCCGCCTTCCACCGTCCCCGCATCCTGCGCGGCGACATCAACTTCCCGGATCAGTACGTCATCCTCGGCGCACCCGCGGGCGTCCTTCGCGCGCAAGGAGGGGGACGCGACGCGGCGGAGGCACGGCTTCGACGCGCACCTGCGCTTCATCGAGCCGCAGCGCCGCTACTTCGCGGCCATGCAGTCGTTCGCCCCCGCCCGTGTGCACTTCGCCGATGCGCTCTCCGTGGCCGAGATGGTGCGGCTCGTATCCGCCGCCGCCCGTGA
- a CDS encoding nuclease A inhibitor family protein: MTDATRARLLRAADGLVYTSEGDAPFEWVELGAAQALTPEGFRALAGAEPGTRVEEVPLDRFFAGHIEESDPADPAAQALRARYQALRDALRDSLAEVSVFRVGEVEIRCYVVGRTPGGTLAGLATTAWET, encoded by the coding sequence GTGACGGACGCGACCCGCGCCCGCCTGTTGCGCGCCGCCGACGGGCTGGTCTACACCAGCGAGGGCGACGCGCCGTTCGAATGGGTGGAGCTCGGCGCCGCGCAGGCGCTGACGCCCGAGGGGTTCCGCGCCCTGGCAGGCGCCGAGCCCGGCACGCGCGTGGAAGAGGTGCCGCTCGACCGCTTCTTCGCCGGCCACATCGAGGAGAGCGACCCCGCCGACCCCGCGGCACAGGCGCTCCGCGCGCGGTACCAGGCGCTCCGCGATGCGCTGCGGGACTCGCTCGCGGAGGTGAGCGTCTTCCGCGTGGGCGAGGTCGAGATCCGCTGCTACGTCGTGGGCCGCACGCCCGGCGGCACCCTCGCGGGGCTCGCGACCACGGCCTGGGAGACCTGA
- a CDS encoding DNA/RNA non-specific endonuclease, whose translation MPFPRIAARARVVLGAVAAALLAACSADAPTATSPTPQEPRFYTYPNAIYRSHIEFGAPIGSPSSDVRLSKNTHYLSYNCTRGGPNWVSWNLNKTHYGDAPRATSFYSDATLPSGCYRVTTSDYTNSGYSRGHMVRSEERTWSTDQNKQTFLMTNILPQYQDLNGGPWYKFEQYLQTQAQTYDKEIYIMAGGYSYSGTLLGAGKVSIPTRNYKIALLMPYGQGLAQATTTGSIQVIAVDMPNTTGIAANSWETYRTTVDAIESRTGYNFLPLLTDAVETYWEAR comes from the coding sequence ATGCCGTTTCCCCGCATCGCCGCGCGCGCACGCGTGGTACTCGGCGCCGTAGCCGCCGCGCTGCTGGCCGCCTGCTCCGCCGACGCACCCACCGCGACCTCCCCGACTCCGCAGGAACCCCGCTTCTACACCTACCCGAACGCCATCTACAGGAGCCACATCGAGTTCGGCGCGCCGATCGGGTCCCCTTCCAGCGACGTGCGGCTCTCCAAGAACACGCATTACCTCTCCTACAACTGCACGCGCGGCGGGCCCAACTGGGTGTCGTGGAACCTCAACAAGACGCACTACGGCGATGCGCCGCGCGCCACGAGCTTCTACTCGGACGCGACGCTCCCCAGCGGGTGCTACCGCGTGACCACCTCGGACTACACCAACTCCGGCTACAGCCGCGGCCACATGGTGCGCAGCGAGGAGCGGACGTGGTCCACCGATCAGAACAAGCAGACCTTCCTGATGACCAACATCCTGCCGCAGTACCAGGACCTGAACGGGGGGCCGTGGTACAAATTCGAGCAATACCTGCAGACGCAGGCGCAGACGTATGACAAGGAGATCTACATCATGGCGGGCGGCTACTCGTACAGCGGCACGCTGCTGGGGGCGGGGAAGGTGTCCATCCCTACCCGCAACTACAAGATCGCGCTGCTGATGCCGTACGGTCAGGGACTGGCGCAGGCCACCACCACGGGGAGCATCCAGGTGATCGCCGTCGACATGCCCAACACCACCGGCATCGCGGCGAATTCGTGGGAGACGTACCGCACCACGGTGGATGCCATCGAGAGCCGCACGGGATACAACTTCCTCCCGCTGCTCACCGACGCGGTCGAGACGTACTGGGAAGCGCGGTGA
- a CDS encoding YbjN domain-containing protein gives MSPGDDPGFESDETEVDRLLREIHSGVEVPVLLPIVRGALDAMEWSYTESESDGLVCEMAGEHTVYSFLFRVDEKLEIVCCYARVGFRVPPDKRLQVCEVLTRANYGLRVGNFEMDMEDGEIRYKASVDMEGGVLGETMVQNLVRASVAGFDRYYPAVMRVVYAGTTPAEAVADAER, from the coding sequence ATGAGCCCCGGCGACGACCCCGGCTTCGAATCCGACGAGACGGAGGTGGACCGCCTCCTCCGGGAGATCCATTCCGGGGTCGAGGTGCCGGTGCTCCTCCCCATCGTGCGCGGCGCGCTGGACGCCATGGAGTGGAGCTACACCGAGTCCGAGAGCGACGGGCTGGTGTGTGAGATGGCGGGCGAGCACACCGTCTACAGCTTCCTCTTCCGCGTGGACGAGAAGCTGGAGATCGTGTGCTGCTACGCGCGTGTGGGCTTCCGCGTGCCCCCCGACAAGCGCCTGCAGGTGTGCGAGGTGCTCACCCGTGCCAACTACGGCCTGCGTGTGGGCAACTTCGAGATGGACATGGAGGACGGCGAGATCCGCTACAAGGCCAGCGTGGACATGGAGGGCGGCGTCCTGGGCGAGACGATGGTGCAGAACCTGGTGCGCGCCAGCGTCGCCGGCTTCGACCGCTACTATCCCGCCGTGATGCGCGTAGTCTACGCCGGCACCACCCCCGCCGAAGCCGTCGCCGACGCCGAGCGCTGA
- a CDS encoding YdeI/OmpD-associated family protein, translated as MAKKPAQELPILLFEDSDAFAEWLDRHHRESPGVWMRLAKKGAALRSLSYAEALDVALCYGWIDSQKKGFDEVSWLQKFGPRGPKSLWSKINRDKIEALTAAGRMKEAGIDAVERAKADGRWDAAYDSQRNATVPDDFQAELDRSPAARDFFASLDGANRYAILFRIQTSKPEARAARIATLVAMLERGEKIH; from the coding sequence ATGGCCAAGAAGCCCGCGCAGGAGCTTCCCATCCTCCTCTTCGAGGATTCCGACGCCTTCGCCGAATGGCTGGACCGGCACCACCGCGAATCGCCGGGGGTGTGGATGCGGCTCGCCAAAAAGGGCGCGGCGCTCCGCTCCCTGTCGTACGCCGAGGCGCTGGACGTGGCGCTCTGCTACGGGTGGATCGACAGCCAGAAGAAGGGCTTCGACGAGGTGTCGTGGCTCCAGAAGTTCGGTCCGCGCGGCCCCAAGAGCCTCTGGTCCAAGATCAACCGCGACAAGATCGAGGCGCTCACCGCGGCGGGGCGGATGAAAGAGGCGGGGATCGACGCCGTGGAGCGCGCGAAGGCGGACGGACGCTGGGATGCCGCCTACGATTCGCAGCGCAACGCCACCGTCCCCGACGACTTCCAGGCGGAGCTGGACCGCTCCCCCGCCGCGCGCGACTTCTTTGCGTCGCTGGACGGCGCCAACCGCTACGCCATCCTCTTCCGCATCCAGACCTCAAAGCCCGAGGCCCGTGCCGCCCGCATCGCCACTCTCGTCGCCATGCTGGAGCGGGGGGAGAAAATCCATTAG
- a CDS encoding MmcQ/YjbR family DNA-binding protein, which translates to MSAPPADDSLDRVRRVCLSLPEAFEQEAWGAPTFRVRKRIFAMFAAAGNHHGGGRDGLWLGAPLGVQEIMVRSEPEKFFVPPYVGVKGWIGVHVDAVDDEELRSLAVQSYCIVAPKKLQALVSG; encoded by the coding sequence ATGTCCGCCCCGCCCGCCGATGACTCGCTGGATCGCGTGCGCCGCGTGTGCCTGTCGCTTCCCGAGGCGTTCGAGCAGGAGGCGTGGGGGGCGCCCACCTTTCGCGTCCGCAAGCGCATCTTCGCCATGTTCGCCGCCGCCGGCAATCACCACGGCGGCGGGCGCGACGGGCTCTGGCTGGGCGCGCCGCTGGGCGTGCAGGAGATCATGGTGCGGTCCGAGCCGGAGAAGTTCTTCGTGCCGCCGTACGTGGGGGTGAAGGGATGGATCGGCGTCCACGTGGACGCCGTGGACGACGAGGAGCTGCGCTCGCTGGCCGTGCAGTCGTACTGCATCGTCGCTCCCAAGAAGCTCCAGGCGCTCGTCTCCGGTTAA